From one Pseudactinotalea sp. HY158 genomic stretch:
- a CDS encoding ExeA family protein, with protein sequence MTLDRLQAHYGFTRMPFGRALAPGMLHRHTAHAEAVARISWCIGERALGVITGEVGAGKTVAVRAALATLDASRHTTIYIGNPAVGGRGIYGQIVTALGAVPRFHKASLIPQTADLLAAEEHERGRTVILILDEAHLLTAEQLEELRLLTNAEMDSHSPFACLLIGQPTLRRRIKLGTFAALDQRIALRYALTAMNDAETKSYLAHHLALAGRSDTLFSDDATALIHQVGRGTPRAVNNLAVQALVAAFATGKAIVDESSARAAVTEVTAE encoded by the coding sequence GTGACTCTCGACCGCCTCCAGGCCCACTACGGCTTCACCCGCATGCCCTTCGGCCGAGCCCTGGCCCCCGGCATGCTGCACCGCCACACCGCCCACGCCGAAGCGGTCGCCCGCATCTCCTGGTGCATCGGTGAACGCGCCCTGGGCGTGATCACCGGCGAGGTCGGCGCCGGCAAGACCGTCGCCGTCCGCGCCGCCCTCGCCACACTGGACGCCTCCCGGCACACCACCATCTACATAGGCAACCCCGCCGTCGGCGGCCGAGGCATCTACGGCCAGATCGTCACCGCCCTCGGCGCCGTCCCGCGCTTCCACAAGGCCAGCCTCATCCCCCAGACCGCCGACCTGCTGGCCGCCGAGGAACACGAACGCGGCCGCACCGTCATCCTCATCCTCGACGAGGCCCACCTGCTCACCGCCGAACAGCTCGAGGAACTGCGTCTGCTGACGAACGCCGAAATGGACTCCCACTCACCCTTCGCCTGCCTGCTCATCGGCCAGCCGACCCTGCGCCGCCGGATCAAGCTCGGGACCTTCGCCGCGCTGGACCAGCGCATCGCTCTGCGCTACGCACTGACCGCGATGAACGACGCCGAGACCAAGAGCTACCTGGCCCACCATCTGGCCCTGGCCGGGCGCTCAGACACGCTGTTCTCCGACGACGCTACCGCCCTCATCCACCAAGTCGGGCGCGGCACACCACGAGCGGTCAACAACCTCGCCGTACAGGCACTCGTCGCCGCCTTCGCCACCGGCAAGGCCATCGTCGACGAGTCCTCAGCCCGCGCCGCCGTCACCGAGGTCACCGCCGAATAA
- a CDS encoding DDE-type integrase/transposase/recombinase, which yields MKHKDRPGGNEARRAERARDVALFRYALIREAADVSLTTRQRGALVRRLAAAEHTGPHGQKVRVSRVSLDRWIRAWRAGGFDALIPTARHVEPRTPAAVLELAAALKREVPGRTAAQIARILTEHGTGSVPSDRTLQRHFARLELNTRPDGQAPTAFGRFEAAASNERWTGDALHGPVIAGRKTYLMAFIDDHSRALTGYRWGHSEDALHLAAALRAGLAARGTPAVLYLDNGAAMVSKQLLRALAVLGIRMTHSRPGQPEGRGKIERFFRTVREQFLIELTAPGAAEKITDLAALNELFAAWVESVYHQRVHSETDQTPIERFLAGGTPHLPTPAQLREAFLWSEHRAVTKTATVSLHGNTYEVDAALTGRRVELVFDPFDLTDITVRYAGRDMGAAVAHQVGRHVHPAATPAEATGPAPVTGIDYLALVRDRHTTTLAQRVNYAAMSGEPLTDEPAAEDVNAALAADIASFATHRDRLAAATGDIPVLPGQTDLIELLATTHDDDLQETQ from the coding sequence ATGAAGCACAAGGACAGACCCGGAGGTAACGAAGCGCGCCGGGCCGAGCGGGCACGAGACGTGGCCCTGTTCCGGTATGCGCTGATCCGCGAGGCGGCGGACGTGTCGTTGACGACCCGCCAACGCGGGGCGCTGGTGCGCCGGCTGGCCGCCGCCGAGCACACCGGCCCGCACGGGCAGAAGGTCCGCGTCTCGCGGGTGAGCCTGGATCGGTGGATCCGAGCCTGGCGTGCTGGCGGGTTCGACGCGCTGATTCCCACCGCCCGGCACGTCGAGCCCCGCACCCCGGCGGCGGTGCTGGAGCTGGCCGCGGCGCTCAAGCGCGAGGTCCCGGGGCGCACCGCAGCGCAGATCGCCAGGATCCTGACCGAGCACGGGACGGGTTCGGTGCCCTCGGACCGGACGCTGCAGCGGCACTTCGCCCGCCTGGAGCTCAACACTCGCCCCGACGGGCAGGCACCGACGGCGTTCGGCCGGTTCGAGGCTGCCGCGTCGAACGAGCGGTGGACCGGGGACGCGCTGCACGGGCCGGTGATCGCCGGGCGCAAGACCTACCTGATGGCGTTCATCGATGACCACTCCCGGGCCCTGACCGGGTATCGGTGGGGCCACAGCGAGGACGCCCTGCACCTGGCCGCCGCGCTGCGCGCGGGGCTGGCCGCCCGCGGCACCCCCGCCGTCCTCTATCTGGACAACGGGGCGGCGATGGTCTCCAAGCAGCTGCTGCGCGCCCTGGCCGTCCTGGGGATCCGGATGACGCACTCCCGGCCGGGCCAGCCGGAGGGCAGGGGCAAGATCGAACGGTTCTTCCGCACCGTCCGCGAGCAGTTCCTCATCGAGCTGACCGCCCCCGGCGCCGCCGAGAAGATCACCGACCTGGCCGCGTTGAACGAGTTGTTCGCCGCCTGGGTGGAGAGCGTCTACCACCAGCGCGTCCACTCCGAGACCGACCAGACGCCCATCGAGCGGTTCCTGGCCGGCGGGACACCCCACCTACCGACTCCGGCTCAGCTGCGTGAGGCGTTCTTGTGGTCCGAGCACCGCGCGGTGACCAAGACCGCCACCGTCTCCCTGCACGGCAACACCTACGAAGTCGACGCCGCCCTGACCGGCCGACGCGTCGAGCTGGTCTTCGACCCCTTCGACCTGACTGACATCACCGTCCGCTACGCCGGACGCGACATGGGCGCCGCCGTCGCTCACCAGGTCGGCCGGCACGTCCACCCCGCCGCCACACCCGCCGAGGCCACCGGCCCGGCGCCGGTGACCGGGATCGACTACCTGGCCCTGGTCCGCGACCGCCACACCACCACCCTGGCCCAGCGCGTCAACTACGCCGCCATGTCCGGCGAGCCACTCACCGACGAGCCCGCCGCCGAGGACGTCAACGCCGCCCTCGCGGCTGACATCGCCTCCTTCGCTACCCACCGCGACCGGCTCGCTGCCGCCACCGGCGACATACCGGTCCTGCCCGGACAGACCGACCTGATCGAACTGCTGGCCACCACTCACGACGACGATCTTCAGGAGACCCAGTGA
- a CDS encoding PD-(D/E)XK nuclease family protein gives MSLNNGDDLPRTIHSEKQIQVHVAPGITVDGRIDLVKRLATDEVSIVDFKSTAGAQAEEVTQDQLHVYALGYAELTADGADLVEVLNLDEDGRNTREVIQDPLLADVRARIAGAGDSLRRNDLPRLRAGSRQCQSCDLVGICRPRSDLPT, from the coding sequence GTGTCGCTCAACAATGGTGACGATCTGCCTAGAACCATCCACTCCGAGAAGCAGATCCAGGTCCATGTCGCGCCGGGGATCACTGTGGACGGTCGCATCGATCTGGTGAAGCGGCTGGCGACCGACGAGGTTTCGATCGTCGACTTCAAGTCCACTGCTGGAGCGCAGGCCGAGGAAGTCACGCAGGATCAACTGCATGTGTATGCGCTCGGCTATGCCGAACTCACCGCAGATGGCGCGGACCTCGTCGAGGTGCTCAACCTCGACGAGGACGGGAGGAACACCCGCGAGGTGATCCAAGACCCTCTCCTCGCGGATGTGCGGGCTCGAATCGCGGGCGCCGGGGACAGCCTGCGAAGGAACGACCTACCTCGCCTCCGGGCTGGCTCCAGACAGTGTCAGAGCTGCGATCTTGTCGGGATCTGCCGCCCTCGTTCAGACTTGCCCACCTGA
- the pknB gene encoding Stk1 family PASTA domain-containing Ser/Thr kinase, translated as MADNVPRLLAERYEVGELIGRGGMAEVHIGRDTRLNRTVAVKVLRSDLLADVTFQARFRREAQSAASLNHPAIVSVYDTGEEVTTDAAGAQSRWPYIVMEYVEGHTVRDLLRDGSALPIDEAIEITLGVLTALEYSHHSGIVHRDIKPANVMLTPTGAVKVMDFGIARALADTSATMTQTQAVVGTAQYLSPEQARGEVVDARSDLYSTGCLLYELLTGRPPFVGDSAVAVAYQHVGEEPQPPSAFAPDVPEALDRILLKALTKDREQRYSSASAFRADLEAAAVGGLVQAPAMAAAAPATQVLGQPALAQPSPFPPVAEDEAAEEEPPSRKGLIWTLVILGVVIAGVVAFLLLNQDKEPPPTPQVAVPTLTNEMDKGDVTALLEEEGLVLDDQGGEASTDVAAGNATRWSPAVGTMVDEGSSVQVWFSTGPDAIAIPNVAGMEQNAARDRLVDAGFNAGNFTIEPANIADKSQGTVDRTEPAAQTEVSPDADITIIVATGNVEIPDFVGDQFEDVAAELKDLGISAATTFLESDETPGTVIAQDVSGLRPVNSSINLTVAKAPPPPTEEPSTPTESPSETETTTPPPTDDNPSPPPTDGSGDAGDQGRS; from the coding sequence GTGGCTGACAACGTACCCCGCCTGCTCGCAGAGAGGTATGAGGTCGGAGAGCTCATTGGGCGCGGCGGCATGGCCGAGGTCCATATCGGCCGCGACACCCGGCTCAACCGCACCGTGGCGGTCAAGGTACTGCGCTCCGACCTGCTCGCGGATGTGACCTTCCAGGCGCGGTTCCGGCGCGAGGCCCAGTCGGCGGCGTCGCTCAATCACCCCGCGATCGTGTCGGTGTACGACACCGGCGAGGAGGTCACGACCGATGCGGCCGGCGCGCAGAGCCGGTGGCCGTACATCGTGATGGAGTACGTCGAGGGCCACACCGTGCGCGATCTGCTGCGCGACGGCTCGGCCCTGCCGATCGACGAGGCGATCGAGATCACCCTCGGGGTGCTCACGGCGCTCGAGTACTCCCACCACAGCGGGATCGTGCACCGCGACATCAAGCCGGCGAACGTCATGCTCACCCCGACCGGTGCGGTCAAGGTGATGGACTTCGGCATCGCCCGGGCGCTGGCCGACACCTCGGCCACGATGACCCAGACCCAGGCCGTCGTCGGCACGGCCCAGTACCTCTCCCCCGAGCAGGCCCGCGGCGAGGTGGTCGACGCCCGCTCGGACCTGTACTCGACGGGCTGCCTGCTCTACGAGCTGCTCACCGGCCGCCCCCCGTTCGTGGGCGACTCGGCCGTGGCCGTGGCCTATCAGCACGTCGGCGAGGAGCCCCAGCCGCCGTCGGCGTTCGCGCCGGACGTTCCCGAGGCGCTCGACCGGATCCTGCTCAAGGCCCTGACGAAGGACCGCGAGCAGCGCTACTCCTCCGCCTCGGCGTTCCGGGCGGACCTCGAGGCCGCCGCGGTCGGCGGGCTCGTGCAGGCACCGGCCATGGCCGCCGCCGCGCCGGCCACGCAGGTGCTCGGTCAGCCGGCACTCGCCCAGCCCTCCCCGTTCCCGCCGGTAGCCGAGGACGAGGCGGCCGAGGAGGAGCCCCCGAGCCGCAAGGGCCTCATCTGGACCCTCGTGATCCTCGGCGTGGTGATCGCCGGTGTCGTCGCCTTCCTCCTGCTCAACCAGGACAAGGAGCCGCCGCCCACCCCGCAGGTCGCCGTGCCGACCCTGACCAACGAGATGGACAAGGGCGATGTGACCGCCCTCCTCGAGGAGGAGGGGCTCGTGCTCGACGACCAGGGCGGGGAGGCCTCCACGGACGTGGCGGCCGGCAACGCCACCCGCTGGTCGCCCGCCGTGGGCACGATGGTCGACGAGGGCAGCTCCGTCCAGGTGTGGTTCTCCACCGGACCGGACGCGATCGCGATCCCGAACGTGGCCGGGATGGAGCAGAACGCGGCCCGGGACCGGCTCGTGGACGCCGGCTTCAACGCGGGCAACTTCACGATCGAACCCGCGAACATCGCCGACAAGTCGCAGGGCACGGTCGACCGCACCGAGCCGGCCGCCCAGACGGAGGTCTCCCCGGACGCGGACATCACGATCATCGTGGCGACCGGGAACGTCGAGATCCCCGACTTCGTGGGCGACCAGTTCGAGGATGTGGCCGCCGAGCTCAAGGACCTCGGGATCAGCGCCGCCACGACCTTCCTCGAGTCCGACGAGACACCCGGCACGGTCATCGCCCAGGACGTCTCCGGGCTGCGCCCGGTCAACTCGAGCATCAACCTCACGGTGGCCAAGGCCCCGCCGCCGCCGACCGAGGAGCCGAGCACCCCGACCGAGTCGCCGAGCGAGACCGAGACCACGACCCCGCCGCCCACGGACGACAACCCGTCCCCGCCACCGACCGACGGGTCCGGGGACGCGGGGGACCAGGGCCGCAGCTAG
- a CDS encoding serine/threonine-protein kinase, whose translation MKPVEGLLLGERYRLLDLIAIGGMGEVWAALDEHLERRVAAKVLRPEFAGDAAFLGRLRAEARNAAGLSHQNIAAMYDYGEQDDSGYLIMELVIGEPFSDLLARERTLDAVQVLPILAQTARGLHTAHMGGVVHRDIKPSNLLITPDGYVKITDFGIALGANQAPMTATGMVMGTAQYLPPEQAMGRAATGLGDIYALGVIGYEALVGRRPFTGKTQVDIAFAHVNEEVPPMPDRIDARVRDLIGSMLAKDPEDRPRSAASLARMIEELLPELAPGAESARPGHHAAIPTEVELKANVSVRPPIAVTKPTPASGNRATPPGEAATRPRWHPTRTEPEDAAAPGPPASRRSLRGEGGSEQNRRGRRGGALMLMVMLLAHPAAAEVGRLGNCTGENPPTAACAAMSIDERPIGG comes from the coding sequence GTGAAACCGGTCGAGGGCCTCCTCCTGGGCGAGCGGTACCGCCTGCTCGATCTCATCGCGATCGGCGGCATGGGCGAGGTGTGGGCGGCGCTCGACGAGCACCTCGAGCGCCGGGTCGCGGCCAAGGTGCTGCGCCCCGAGTTCGCGGGCGATGCCGCCTTCCTCGGGCGGCTGCGCGCCGAGGCACGCAACGCCGCCGGGCTCTCGCACCAGAACATCGCCGCGATGTACGACTACGGGGAGCAGGACGACTCTGGCTACCTCATCATGGAGCTCGTGATCGGGGAGCCCTTCTCGGACCTGCTCGCCCGGGAGCGGACCCTCGATGCGGTGCAGGTGCTGCCGATCCTCGCCCAGACCGCCCGCGGCCTCCACACCGCGCACATGGGCGGGGTCGTGCACCGCGACATCAAGCCCTCGAACCTGCTCATCACCCCCGACGGCTACGTGAAGATCACCGACTTCGGGATCGCGCTCGGGGCGAATCAGGCCCCGATGACCGCGACCGGGATGGTCATGGGCACGGCCCAGTACCTGCCGCCCGAGCAGGCGATGGGCCGGGCGGCGACCGGGCTCGGGGACATCTACGCCCTCGGGGTGATCGGCTACGAGGCGCTCGTGGGGCGTCGTCCGTTCACCGGCAAGACCCAGGTGGACATCGCGTTCGCGCACGTGAACGAGGAGGTGCCGCCGATGCCCGACCGGATCGACGCGCGGGTGCGGGACCTCATCGGCTCGATGCTCGCGAAGGATCCGGAGGACCGCCCCCGCAGCGCCGCCTCCCTGGCGCGGATGATCGAGGAGCTCCTGCCCGAGCTGGCTCCGGGCGCGGAGTCCGCCCGGCCCGGGCACCACGCCGCGATCCCCACCGAGGTCGAGCTCAAGGCGAACGTGTCGGTGCGGCCGCCGATCGCCGTGACGAAGCCGACCCCCGCCTCCGGGAACCGGGCGACCCCACCCGGGGAGGCGGCCACGCGTCCCCGCTGGCATCCGACGCGCACCGAGCCGGAGGATGCGGCGGCGCCCGGGCCGCCGGCCTCGCGGCGCTCCCTGCGCGGGGAGGGCGGCTCCGAGCAGAATCGGCGGGGCCGGCGTGGCGGAGCTCTCATGCTCATGGTGATGCTGCTCGCGCATCCGGCCGCCGCGGAGGTCGGTAGGCTGGGCAACTGCACTGGCGAGAATCCCCCCACCGCGGCGTGTGCCGCGATGTCGATCGACGAAAGGCCGATAGGTGGCTGA